A single Brevundimonas sp. SL130 DNA region contains:
- a CDS encoding ABC transporter ATP-binding protein has product MTAAASDTMPLRALLARIWRDYLSRHKGSLILSVACAAMTGLLTAALLKLLEPAVNGLFLGGTEPISLFGVVSFPADKAIIWIPVSILAVAVMRTLAAIGQAALVNRLGHTIVGDIQIRLFGAMIRADLARLRSQHSGGFVSSVLFDANMVREAFTSGVVNYTQNLLTLIAVLIYMGFIDWQLTMVVLLGVPLVALVLRRFGRKTRKAARGAMAETENLSTALMENLDGVRLIKIENREAAEQDRVAEVVARRQRHVIKGANARAFAGPSSDMVAYVVVAAVMAYAGWRSQSGEMTVGAFAAFIGMLLAAGQALRQVTNLATVMSEGFTAARRLFGALDIEAEIREAPDAAPLAAGPVEVVLDQVSFAYAPGGAPTLEGVSLRVAPGETVALVGPSGGGKSTILSLLPRFYDVTGGAVTINGADVRSLRIHDLRDHIALVTQEPFLFDDTIAANIAYGRPGATEAQIEEAARSAAAHDFINALPEGYATRAGEAGLRLSGGQRQRIAIARAFLKDAPILLLDEATSALDTESEALVQSALERLMKGRATLMIAHRLSTVRNADRIYVIEAGRVVEEGSHDVLVAKGGLYSRLARQQSLDGGGATVEAVA; this is encoded by the coding sequence ATGACCGCCGCCGCTTCCGACACCATGCCCCTGCGCGCCCTACTAGCGCGAATCTGGCGCGATTATCTGTCCCGGCACAAGGGGTCGCTAATCCTGTCGGTGGCGTGCGCGGCGATGACGGGCCTGCTGACGGCGGCCTTGCTGAAGTTGCTGGAGCCGGCGGTGAACGGCCTGTTCCTGGGCGGGACCGAGCCGATCAGCCTGTTCGGGGTCGTCAGCTTCCCGGCGGACAAGGCCATTATCTGGATCCCGGTATCCATTCTGGCGGTCGCGGTGATGCGGACGCTGGCGGCGATCGGCCAGGCGGCCCTGGTCAACCGGCTGGGTCACACCATCGTCGGCGACATCCAGATCCGTCTGTTCGGGGCCATGATCCGCGCTGACCTGGCGCGCCTGCGCAGCCAGCATTCGGGCGGTTTCGTTTCGTCAGTGCTGTTCGACGCCAATATGGTGCGCGAGGCCTTCACCTCGGGCGTCGTCAACTACACCCAGAACCTGCTGACCCTGATCGCGGTGCTGATCTATATGGGCTTCATCGACTGGCAGCTGACCATGGTCGTGCTGCTGGGGGTTCCGCTGGTGGCGCTGGTGCTGCGCCGGTTCGGGCGCAAGACCCGCAAGGCGGCGCGCGGCGCCATGGCCGAGACCGAGAACCTGTCCACCGCCCTGATGGAGAATCTGGACGGGGTCCGGCTGATCAAGATCGAGAACCGCGAGGCGGCCGAGCAGGACAGGGTCGCCGAGGTGGTGGCGCGGCGCCAGCGTCACGTCATCAAGGGCGCCAACGCCCGCGCCTTCGCCGGGCCGTCCAGCGACATGGTCGCCTATGTCGTGGTGGCGGCGGTCATGGCCTATGCCGGGTGGCGGTCGCAGTCGGGCGAGATGACCGTGGGCGCGTTCGCCGCCTTTATCGGCATGCTGCTGGCCGCCGGTCAGGCCCTTCGACAAGTGACCAACCTAGCCACAGTGATGAGCGAAGGCTTCACCGCCGCGCGACGCCTGTTCGGCGCCCTGGACATCGAGGCCGAGATCCGCGAGGCGCCCGACGCCGCACCCCTGGCGGCCGGCCCGGTCGAGGTGGTGCTGGACCAGGTGTCCTTCGCCTACGCCCCCGGCGGAGCGCCGACGCTGGAGGGGGTGTCGCTGCGGGTCGCGCCGGGCGAGACCGTGGCCCTGGTCGGGCCCTCGGGCGGCGGCAAGAGCACGATCCTGAGCCTGCTGCCGCGCTTCTATGACGTGACGGGAGGCGCGGTGACGATCAACGGCGCCGACGTGCGGTCGCTGCGCATCCACGACCTGCGCGATCACATCGCCCTGGTGACGCAGGAACCCTTCCTGTTCGACGACACCATCGCCGCCAATATCGCCTATGGCCGACCGGGCGCCACCGAGGCCCAGATCGAGGAGGCCGCGCGCTCGGCCGCCGCACACGACTTCATCAACGCCCTGCCCGAAGGCTATGCGACCCGCGCCGGAGAGGCGGGGCTGCGGCTGTCGGGCGGCCAGCGCCAGCGGATCGCCATTGCTCGCGCCTTCTTGAAGGACGCGCCCATCCTCTTGCTGGACGAGGCCACCAGCGCCCTGGACACCGAGAGCGAGGCCCTGGTGCAGTCGGCGCTGGAACGGCTGATGAAAGGCCGCGCCACCCTGATGATCGCACACCGGCTGTCGACCGTCAGGAACGCCGACCGCATCTATGTGATCGAGGCTGGCCGGGTGGTCGAGGAAGGGTCGCACGACGTTCTGGTGGCAAAGGGCGGCCTCTATTCCCGCCTGGCCCGACAGCAGTCGCTGGACGGCGGCGGCGCGACCGTCGAGGCCGTCGCTTGA
- a CDS encoding fused DSP-PTPase phosphatase/NAD kinase-like protein, which yields MARFDLSTAMGRFRAHWHYFWADHAFLRLAFSNAHWLGPDLVRTNQPSPRQLAHWKTKGVRTVINLRGQRDEGYYWLEREACERLGLTLIDAPLDSRDPPQTDRIHRARDLFKTIEYPVLIHCKSGADRAGMMAVFYRHFHLGEPMSVAMKQLSKKYLHSREGLTGVLDYTLEKYVNEIEPRGISFIDWVDSPDYDPKTIRAEFKAGWWGTLLTEKLLKRE from the coding sequence ATGGCGCGCTTTGATCTTTCGACCGCGATGGGCCGTTTCCGGGCGCATTGGCATTATTTCTGGGCGGATCACGCCTTTCTGCGGCTGGCGTTTTCGAACGCCCATTGGCTGGGCCCCGACCTGGTGCGCACCAACCAGCCGTCGCCGCGCCAACTGGCCCATTGGAAGACAAAGGGCGTCCGCACCGTCATCAACCTGCGTGGACAGCGGGACGAGGGCTATTACTGGCTGGAGCGCGAGGCCTGCGAACGCCTGGGCCTGACCTTGATCGACGCCCCGCTGGATTCGCGCGACCCGCCCCAGACCGACCGCATCCACCGCGCCCGAGACCTGTTCAAGACCATCGAATATCCGGTCCTGATCCACTGTAAGTCGGGCGCCGACCGGGCGGGGATGATGGCCGTCTTCTACCGCCATTTCCATCTGGGCGAGCCGATGTCGGTCGCCATGAAACAGCTGTCCAAGAAATACCTGCACTCGCGCGAGGGTCTGACCGGGGTGCTGGACTATACGCTCGAGAAATACGTCAATGAGATCGAGCCGCGCGGCATCAGCTTCATCGACTGGGTCGACAGCCCCGACTACGATCCCAAGACGATCCGCGCCGAGTTCAAGGCCGGCTGGTGGGGCACGCTGCTGACTGAGAAGCTGCTGAAGCGGGAGTAG
- a CDS encoding DUF4170 domain-containing protein has translation MVDHSSVPQQLLHLVIGGELRHPNEPVFRDVSQVEFVGAYGSYDEAKQAWKARAQATVDNAHMRYFILHAHKLIDPRGDAA, from the coding sequence ATGGTCGATCATTCCTCCGTCCCGCAGCAACTGCTCCACCTCGTCATCGGCGGCGAGTTGCGTCACCCCAACGAGCCGGTGTTTCGCGACGTGTCCCAGGTCGAGTTCGTCGGCGCCTACGGCAGCTATGACGAGGCCAAACAGGCCTGGAAGGCGCGCGCCCAGGCGACCGTGGACAATGCCCACATGCGCTATTTCATCCTGCACGCCCACAAGCTGATCGATCCGCGCGGCGACGCGGCCTAA
- a CDS encoding 3'(2'),5'-bisphosphate nucleotidase CysQ, with protein MTDLNADLELIRQAAIDAGALAVAEREVGLRIESKVGGSPVTNGDLAVDAMLKDRLLAARPDYGWLSEETADSPERLSKRRIFVVDPVDGTVAYMKRQPWWCVPIAVVEDGEVVAAVIHAPEVQETYVATRGGGARRNGILVRASDAETLDDASVLGDARMIEGSHWDEPWPALRFSKRNALAYRMALVAAGAFDAALALTPKWDWDVAAGSLIAEEAGARVSDHHGRPWAFNRPDPRQASLVCAAPALHPLIIRRCKNVPLST; from the coding sequence ATGACCGACCTGAACGCCGATCTCGAACTGATCCGCCAGGCGGCGATCGACGCCGGCGCCCTGGCGGTTGCGGAGCGCGAGGTTGGGCTGAGGATCGAGTCCAAGGTCGGGGGATCGCCCGTGACCAACGGCGACCTGGCAGTGGACGCCATGCTGAAGGACCGGCTGCTGGCCGCGCGCCCCGACTATGGCTGGCTGTCGGAAGAGACGGCGGATTCGCCCGAGCGCTTGTCGAAACGACGGATTTTCGTCGTCGATCCGGTGGACGGCACCGTCGCCTATATGAAGCGCCAGCCCTGGTGGTGCGTGCCCATAGCGGTCGTCGAGGACGGCGAGGTTGTGGCCGCCGTCATTCATGCGCCGGAGGTTCAGGAGACCTATGTGGCGACGCGCGGCGGCGGGGCGCGGCGCAACGGGATCCTCGTGCGGGCGTCGGACGCCGAGACTTTGGATGACGCCTCAGTGCTGGGCGACGCACGGATGATCGAGGGGTCGCACTGGGACGAGCCGTGGCCGGCGCTGCGCTTTTCGAAACGCAACGCACTGGCCTATCGGATGGCTCTGGTCGCCGCGGGGGCCTTCGACGCCGCCCTGGCCCTGACGCCGAAATGGGATTGGGACGTGGCGGCGGGCAGTCTGATCGCCGAGGAGGCCGGAGCGCGGGTCAGCGACCATCATGGTCGGCCCTGGGCGTTCAACCGGCCGGACCCGCGTCAGGCCAGCCTGGTCTGCGCCGCCCCGGCCCTGCATCCGCTGATCATACGACGCTGTAAAAACGTGCCTCTATCGACCTGA
- a CDS encoding TldD/PmbA family protein has translation MTETLYPPVSTDLLNDIVQAALKAGADAAEAVSADRRSLSVGVRNGKLEDVEREESRDLGLRVFVGQRQASVSASDLSPETQARLVERAVAMARLAPEDPHAGFAPEDRLARGPFVELDLFDPSERSAESLEQVSAEAEAAALAVEGVARSEGGHASWSSSRWRLVTSHGFDGDYQGSAFSLGVGVIAEKDGAMERGGESRSTRHLSDLPGAEIIGRTAGQRAVARTGARKIASTTAPVIFDNRMSGQIVSPAIGAISGPSIARGTSFLKDRMGQRVFAEGVTLIDDPFRPRGMGSTPFDDEGVAVERRALFDDGVLTTWLLNSASARQLGLQSTGHASRGLAGPAGVGTHNLHMEPGEHDLAGLMAEAGTGLLVTSMFGPSLNGNTGDWSAGVSGFWFENGQIAYPVNEVTVAGKLPELYLRLQRGSDLEFRGGFNVPSLMFDAVAIAGK, from the coding sequence ATGACTGAAACCCTGTATCCGCCTGTTTCCACCGATCTGTTGAATGACATTGTCCAGGCGGCCCTGAAGGCCGGAGCGGACGCCGCCGAGGCGGTCAGCGCGGATCGCCGCTCGCTGTCGGTCGGGGTGCGCAACGGCAAGCTGGAAGACGTCGAGCGCGAGGAATCGCGCGACCTGGGCCTGAGGGTCTTTGTCGGACAGCGCCAGGCGTCGGTCTCGGCCTCGGACCTGTCGCCCGAGACCCAGGCACGCCTGGTGGAACGGGCGGTGGCCATGGCCCGACTGGCGCCGGAAGACCCCCATGCCGGTTTCGCCCCCGAAGATCGGCTGGCGCGCGGCCCCTTCGTCGAACTGGACCTGTTCGACCCCAGCGAACGCAGCGCTGAATCCCTGGAACAGGTGTCGGCCGAGGCCGAGGCCGCAGCCCTGGCGGTGGAGGGCGTGGCCCGATCCGAGGGCGGGCATGCGTCCTGGTCGTCCAGCCGGTGGCGGCTGGTGACGTCGCATGGGTTCGACGGCGACTATCAGGGCTCGGCCTTTTCGCTGGGCGTCGGGGTGATCGCCGAAAAGGACGGCGCCATGGAGAGGGGCGGCGAGAGCCGTTCGACACGGCATCTGTCGGATCTGCCGGGCGCCGAGATCATCGGCCGGACGGCCGGGCAACGGGCCGTAGCCCGGACGGGGGCGCGCAAGATCGCCTCGACCACCGCGCCGGTCATCTTCGACAACCGCATGTCGGGCCAGATCGTCTCGCCGGCGATCGGCGCGATCTCGGGACCGTCGATCGCGCGGGGCACCTCCTTCCTGAAGGATCGAATGGGCCAGCGCGTGTTCGCCGAAGGCGTGACCCTGATCGACGATCCGTTCCGGCCGCGCGGCATGGGCTCCACCCCATTCGACGACGAGGGGGTGGCGGTCGAGCGTCGCGCCCTGTTCGACGACGGCGTCCTGACCACCTGGCTGCTGAACAGCGCCTCGGCCCGCCAACTGGGGCTGCAGTCCACCGGTCACGCCTCGCGCGGCCTGGCGGGACCGGCGGGAGTGGGAACCCACAATCTGCACATGGAGCCGGGTGAGCACGACCTGGCGGGGCTGATGGCCGAGGCAGGGACCGGCCTGCTGGTCACCTCGATGTTCGGGCCGTCGCTGAACGGGAACACCGGCGACTGGTCGGCCGGGGTGTCCGGCTTCTGGTTCGAGAACGGCCAGATCGCCTATCCGGTCAACGAGGTCACGGTGGCGGGCAAGCTGCCTGAACTCTATCTGCGCCTCCAACGCGGGTCCGACCTGGAGTTCCGGGGCGGGTTCAATGTGCCCAGCCTGATGTTCGACGCGGTGGCCATAGCGGGCAAATGA
- a CDS encoding MAPEG family protein, whose protein sequence is MTTPLMQAVQAAALWSGLLILLMLVLSGLVVGERRKHMVSFGDGGNAGLLAASRAFGNCAEYATPGMIALLLMAVVGAPAWMVHAVGATLLVGRVVHALGLLFQTGPSLGRVIGMMLTYTALLTAAVGLIAFSVA, encoded by the coding sequence ATGACCACTCCCCTGATGCAAGCCGTCCAAGCCGCCGCCCTATGGAGCGGTCTGCTGATCCTGCTGATGCTCGTGCTGTCGGGCTTGGTGGTCGGCGAACGGCGCAAGCACATGGTTTCCTTCGGCGACGGCGGAAATGCCGGCCTGCTGGCGGCCAGCCGCGCCTTCGGCAACTGCGCCGAATATGCGACGCCGGGCATGATCGCCCTGCTGCTGATGGCGGTGGTCGGCGCGCCCGCCTGGATGGTGCATGCGGTCGGCGCGACCCTGCTGGTCGGGCGTGTCGTTCATGCCCTGGGCCTGTTGTTCCAGACAGGGCCGTCGCTGGGCCGGGTGATCGGCATGATGCTGACCTATACGGCGCTGCTGACCGCCGCCGTGGGATTGATCGCCTTCTCCGTCGCCTGA
- a CDS encoding M14 family metallopeptidase — translation MRSTSLISALLAALACSVSPAMSQTLPNTAPWDQAFLPPALAWDGASKALLREASDPWVTPFEADPAHDFSPNYADTRAWFDRLDAASDLIRIEQFGVSPEGRPIYAVIASKDGAAFDPAKPVLMVQAGIHPGEIDGKDAGMMMLRDIAFYGKDALLDRVNLILIPILSVDGHERASAYSRPNQRGPRIQGWRNTATNQNLNRDYLKLDQPEMRAVRGLILKYRPDLYVDVHVTDGLDYQYDVTYGFNGEDGTFSRSPNSSAWLDSVFKPAMNAALEREGHIPGELVFGIDDDEPKKGLSDGGLGERFSNGWGSAAHVPTILIENHSLKPHEQRVLGAYVFIEEAMRLLADQGAALKAATDQDRALRPAQIAANFEAEETPSSIRPFKGVLYEMYPSAASGRDEVRWLGRPDPELWQMPFYGSKPTLSLTRPTAYWVPSYRTDIIERLKIHGVEMETVDAPRTVNLSMLRLVEPKLATRANEGHVQASVKTVEVERRDWTFPTGSVRVPTDQPLGDIVVLLLEPQSSESFFAWGMFPEVMSRVEYIEAYAIAPLADKMMAADPALKAEFEAKLAAEPDFAANPQARLAWFYERTPFYDDHYLLYPVGRED, via the coding sequence ATGCGATCCACTTCTCTGATTTCAGCCCTTCTTGCCGCCCTTGCCTGTAGCGTGAGCCCCGCCATGTCCCAGACGCTTCCCAACACCGCGCCGTGGGACCAGGCCTTCCTGCCGCCGGCGCTCGCCTGGGACGGGGCGTCCAAGGCCCTGTTGCGCGAGGCGAGCGATCCCTGGGTCACGCCGTTCGAGGCCGATCCGGCGCATGACTTTTCACCGAACTACGCCGACACCCGCGCCTGGTTCGACCGTCTGGACGCCGCCAGCGACCTGATCCGCATCGAACAGTTCGGCGTCTCGCCCGAGGGGCGGCCCATCTATGCCGTGATCGCGTCCAAGGACGGAGCGGCCTTTGACCCGGCCAAGCCGGTGCTGATGGTCCAGGCGGGCATCCATCCGGGCGAGATCGACGGCAAGGACGCGGGCATGATGATGCTGCGCGACATCGCCTTCTACGGCAAGGACGCCCTGCTGGACCGGGTCAATCTGATCCTGATCCCGATCCTGAGCGTGGACGGGCATGAGCGGGCCAGCGCCTATTCTCGCCCCAACCAGCGCGGGCCGCGCATCCAGGGCTGGCGCAATACGGCGACCAACCAGAACCTGAACCGCGACTATCTGAAGCTGGACCAGCCCGAAATGCGGGCGGTGCGCGGCCTGATCCTGAAATACCGGCCAGACCTGTATGTGGACGTCCATGTCACCGACGGTCTGGATTACCAGTATGACGTGACCTACGGCTTCAACGGCGAAGACGGGACGTTCAGCCGGTCGCCGAACAGTTCGGCCTGGCTGGATTCGGTGTTCAAGCCGGCGATGAATGCGGCCCTGGAGCGGGAGGGTCACATCCCCGGCGAGCTGGTGTTCGGCATCGACGACGATGAGCCGAAGAAGGGGCTGTCGGACGGCGGGCTGGGCGAGCGGTTCTCGAACGGCTGGGGTTCAGCGGCCCATGTGCCGACCATCCTGATCGAGAACCACAGCCTGAAGCCGCACGAACAGCGGGTGCTGGGCGCCTATGTCTTCATCGAAGAAGCGATGCGGCTGCTGGCGGACCAGGGCGCGGCGCTGAAGGCGGCGACGGACCAGGACCGAGCGCTGCGGCCGGCGCAAATCGCGGCGAATTTCGAGGCAGAGGAGACCCCCTCCTCCATCCGTCCGTTCAAAGGCGTGCTGTACGAGATGTATCCCAGCGCCGCCTCGGGCCGCGACGAGGTGCGCTGGCTGGGTCGACCCGATCCCGAGCTGTGGCAGATGCCCTTCTATGGGTCCAAGCCGACGCTGAGCCTGACGCGGCCGACCGCCTATTGGGTGCCGAGCTATCGCACCGACATCATCGAGCGGCTGAAGATCCACGGCGTCGAGATGGAGACGGTGGACGCGCCGCGCACGGTGAACCTGTCGATGCTGCGTCTGGTCGAACCCAAACTGGCGACGCGGGCCAACGAGGGCCACGTCCAGGCCTCGGTCAAGACGGTCGAGGTCGAGCGCCGCGACTGGACCTTCCCGACCGGTTCGGTTCGGGTGCCGACCGATCAGCCGCTGGGCGACATCGTCGTGCTGCTGCTGGAGCCGCAGTCCAGTGAGAGCTTCTTCGCCTGGGGCATGTTCCCCGAAGTCATGAGCCGGGTCGAATATATCGAGGCCTACGCCATCGCGCCGCTGGCCGATAAGATGATGGCCGCCGATCCGGCGCTGAAGGCCGAGTTCGAGGCCAAGCTGGCGGCCGAGCCCGATTTCGCCGCGAACCCGCAGGCGCGGCTGGCCTGGTTCTATGAGCGGACGCCCTTCTATGACGACCATTATCTGCTGTATCCCGTCGGCCGCGAGGACTGA